Part of the Antechinus flavipes isolate AdamAnt ecotype Samford, QLD, Australia chromosome 2, AdamAnt_v2, whole genome shotgun sequence genome is shown below.
GACAGGCAAGGATGGTCTCACAGAAACAGAACCGCGTGAGACacggagacagaaaagagaaaagagcattCTCCATGTGGACATTTATATTCTTGGAGAAATAAACAATACAGTCCAGGGGATCTACACTCTCACATGATAGAATTTAAATCTGGAGAGACGAGCATCTTCTCCACAAAACAAGATCTAATGTGTGGGGGAGACAAACGGAGAGACACGGAGACAGACAAACAAGGAGGGAGGGACACAGAGCATTTTCAATGTGGACATTTACGTTCTTGGAGAAATAAACAATACAATCCAGGGGATCTACACTCTCGAATGATAGAATTTAAATCTGGAGAGACGAGCATCTTCTCCACAAAACAAGATCTAATGTGTGGGGGAGACAAACGGAGAGACacggagagacagacaaacaagGAGGGAGGGACACAGAGCATTTTCAATGTGGACATTTACGTTCTTGGAAACATGGTCCACAATCCAGGAGAGCCACGCGCACATATAATAGAAGTGTGAGCAGGAAAGCATATTCCCGGGACAGAGGCAGGGACAATAATCACCAACAGGAACTCTGTTCTTAGAGAAGTCCGTCCTCTGTCATCCACAAACACTAGCACACTCAGAGAGCTGATCTGCTTGACACGGAGCCGGAAAATATATTCTGGGAGAAATAGCCTCAATGGTGCCCATGCAGATGAACCTTACTGggacacacacacgcacgcacaggcacacgcgcgcgcacacacacacacaattaaaatGTGGATCGAGAAGTAGGTTCTCAAGAAAATGCAGTCCAATATTAGACAGGCCAGAGAGCGAAGGGAAAATATACTCTAAATGCAGAcaggaaaatatgttttttaaagaaatagatgcGATTGTtctacacacacacgcacacacacacacacacaattaaaatGTGGATCGAGAAGTAGGTTCTCAAGAAAATGCAATCCAATAACAGACATGGCCAGAGAGCGAAGGGAAAATATACTCTAAATGCAGAcaggaaaatatgttttttaaagaaatagatgcGATTGTTctacacacgcgcacacacacacacacatacacacgcaatTAAAATGTGGATCGAGAAGTAAGTTCTCAAGAAAATGCAATCCAATATTAGACATGGCCAGAGAGCGAAGGGAAAATATACTCTAAAATGCAGACAGGAgagtatgtttttttaaaaaaaaaatttttttaaagaaagagatgcGACTGTTCCACACACACGCTCCAACAACATAATTTGAATgataggaaagttttttttttttcagtttaggaAATTGATCCGTGCTAATACACATACAGCGAAACATGATTTAACGTCTCTACTTGAAATGGGAACTCGGCTGAGTTTGGAGCAATAAAGCCTGCAGTGTGCCCCCTACTAGATTCTCCGTCAGCGGATCCCGCCCGAAGGGACCTCTTACGTCCGCATTTCGGGGTCCCGGGCTCTCGCGGACAGCTGCGCTAACCCGCCGCGCTCGCGTTCGGACTTTAGCCGAGTTTCGGCGAGACTGGGCGGAGATCCGGAACGTAAAGCCACTCTGTACCCGATGCAAAAGGGCTCCCTTTGGGGGAGTTAGTTCTTTTGTTTCTCCCCACCCTCGCGGGCGGCCTGGGCTCGCGATCTCGCGGCTACATCCACTCACGGACGTAAACGGGGAGAGGAGAGTCAGCGGCCTCGCCTCCACCGAGCCTGACGGGGCCCAAACGTACTGGTCCCCACTTAAAAGGATTTTGGGAGAAAAGATCCTGCTCAAAAAGGAGGGGCGAACTGGCGTCCCGGCGGGAGAAGGGCACCCGTTAGTGACAGCCGCGCGCACACGGAACGCGATTTCATTTTGTGGGTTCTGGGGATTTCGCTCCCTGCCCGCCCCCTCCCCCGTCCTCGCCCGGACACTGCACCCGAGGggcgcgcgcacacacacgcacgcgTCTCGGGGTCCCCCGCCCCAGCTCGCCGTAGCCACGTCTCTACTTAAGACTGAGTCCTTCTTTGCGGGTATTCCCTAGAAGCACTAACGGCGCCTAAGAGGGCCCGACTCGAACTAAGGCAGCCCAGGAAGAGCTCCCAAAGGAAGCCGTAACTCCCTCGGGATTCGCAGCCCTCCGCGCTTCTCTGCTCACACGAACTGTGCTCCTTTCTCCGGGCGGGCCCACGGTCTCCCCGCTCGGATCTCTGCCCCAGGGGCGGGGCGCCCCCCAGCCCCGGCTCACCTTCACTTGGCTCTCGGTCATGCCCAGCGAGTAGGCGAGCCTGGCCCTCTCGGGGCCTGCCAGGTACTTGGTCTGCTCAAAGGTCTTCTCCAGGGCAAAGATCTGCTGACCCGAGAAGGTGGGCCGCGAATGTTTCTTCTTGCCGTCCTTGTCCAGCGCCAGGCCGCCCTGAGCTGCGGGGAGGGTGACAAAAGCACGGTGGATGCTCGGGCTCCTGCCTGCACGGCCCCTCTCCTCCCCGCCCCGCCGCCGGGGCTCAGGCCTGGCTCAGAGTAGCCGGAACGCCCGTCCTCCTGCCAGCCTGGCTGAAGGCCGGCGCGGATCTGGGCACGGAGACCGGCCGGGAGGAGGCCGAGAGCCGGGACCGCCCGGCCGGCAAGCGGGAGGGCTGGGACTTCGGGAGTTAGCCGGCCCGGGGCCGCAGGGGCGGAACCGCCGGCCTCCCGTTCTCCCAGCCCTGTCTCCAGACCCCCCAGTCCATGCACATGCACGTAGAGGCAGCCGGGAAACCCATTCCCCGGGCTCAGTTTCGTTGTCCCCGCCGCAGGCAGAGTGGGTCTGCCAGCCCACCCAGCCGGTAGCGAATGCCGGGCTCGGCTCCTACGGCCCGAGGAAGCGGACGGACTTGCTCCCTGCTTGCACCCTGGGCAGAGCTTCCAGAGGGGACGGAAGTTCCCTCCCCGGGAGACCGCGAACTTAACAGGATTCGCGGGACACGAAGTAAAATTGTTCCTGGAATGGAGCTCTGGCTTCTGAGTGAATGCGTGTGCAtggtgtgtgtgtgcgtgtgcataaTGCGTGtgcatggtgtgtgtgtgtgtgtgtgtgtgtgtgtgtgtgtgtgtgtgtgtgtgtaccttgCAAAGTCCCTGCAACTTCAGAAAGCACAACGATCCGGTGCTCGGGAGTAACTAAGACTCCTCTTCCACAAAAGGGAAAACGGAGTTTGAAAGGATCCCTAGGCTTTGCCCCCAGCCCCGCGGGCAGATCCCGGCCGGGGATGGAGTGGGGTTTGCGCTGGGCCGAGCTCCCGCCGGATCCCGCTTGCGCCGCCTTTCTCCCCGGCCCCCGCCCGCCCCCGCTTCCCCTAGCCCTCTCCCCTCCCGGCAGGCCGCACTTACTGGGGCACGCGATCCGCGGGTCCCTCCACGGGGAGCTCTGCATGACTCCGGGCCAGAAGATAGGAGGGCGGCCTGGAAGCTCGGCGAGGGGCTTGGGGTACCTGGAGGCGGCGGCCGCCGCGGCCGCGGCGGGGTTGAAGTACATGCCGGCCGACGTGGCCAGCCCGCCGATCCTCGGCAGGCCGCCCAGGAGATTGCTGCTGGCGCCCACGGGCCGGCCCAGGATGTCGCTGATGCCGTGCGGAGTGCCGAGGGGCATCTGGGCGCCGAGGCCGCTCAGGGCAGGGGCCTTGAAGGTGGACGGGTTCTGCAAAGCGTAGGGGAACAGCGACGTCTTCATCTCGGCCATGTTATGGAGAGCAGCCAGAGGCGTGCTGCTCAGCACGAAGGCGCTCTGCCGCGGGTTCGCATCCATGGGCCCCACCGCTAACATTGGTCACCATCAATGGCGAGGGAGCGGGCCCAGAGGCGCCCCTGCCCACTCGCCGGGCCGCCCGCTCCCTCGAGCCGCCGCCCAGGCTGAGCCGGCCCGGCTTCGATACCGAACGCCCCGGGGAAGGAGGGCTCTATCGCAGCATAAACCCGCGGCGCCCCGAGTGCCCGCGGCAAAAGTTCGGCTGCCAGCGGAGCCCCCCGCACGCAAAGCTCTCCGCGGAGGATGGGAGCAGACTGCCGCGCGGCCGGACACACGAGCGGATACGCGGCCGGCTGGCAGGCCGGGCCGCTCGCAAAGCTCCGCGCACCGGGCTTGGCCAAGCCCCGCGGACCGTCCCTAGCGGCCGAGCGCCCGGGGAAATCCAACAGCAGAGCGGGGGAGCAGGCGGCCGTAGGCtggggagggagggtgggagTGGCGGCCGCAGAGAGCCGGCCAGCCGCAGCGAAGGAGAAAAGGCGGCCGGTCTCCCGCGAGGCTCCGGGCGCTGTCCGCGAGCTCCTCCTCGCTCTGCTCCCTCTTTCTGCAGCCTCGCCTTCTGGCGTCCCCGCGTCCCTGACTGTCTCGCTGCCTCCTGGTGGGCCGAACAGCTCGGAGCTGAGCGGCGCGCGCCACTGGAGGCGCTGATAACCGTCCGGCCACCTGCGCGGCGCGCGCCCTGATTGGCCGGACCTCGGCCGGGGACGGCACCCATTGGCCGAGGCGCCAGGCCAGCGCCCACTTTGCATGCGCGTCACGGGCTGGGCCCCTCCACGAGGTGAGACGGGGAGGGCTGGCCGCCAGGTGCCCCCGGCCCGGACCGTAAATCGGACGCTGTGGGGGCACGGCGCAGCTCCAGCCCTCCCGATTCGGGCCGTTTGGCTGGGCCCACGCTGGACGCAGAACTCGGAACCACGGCGAGAGCGTCTTTGCTCTCGGGAGCTTGGGAGCCGGCGGGTTTCTAGAGCCAGGAGCGGGGGAACCTGCAGGTTCCAGAAAGAGTCCATCGGGCCGGTGAAAAGCGGGGAATGGAGACACGGGGAGCAGAGGGGCGATGGGACAGGAGGGGCaccggggggaggggaggtagaCCAGAGAGAAGAACAGGGAGAATGGGCCACACGATTGTAAAAGCGGAACACGCCGGGAGCTGAGGGGGCAGGGGCCACTGGAGGATGAAATACCGGGCCGCGCGACAAGGAGTCGGGCCACGCAGTCAAGCCGTGGATCTCCTCCTGTGCTGAAGGAAAAGGGCCATGATCCCGGAAGCTCTCCCGGAGATGCTATGAAAGGTGTCGGGGAGCGGCTCCGGGAGGGACTCGGGGCAGTTCAGGCCAGGCCGGGCCAGGTTCCTGGAGCCCTGACCTCGACCCCCTCCGAGGCGGAAGCGCGAGGAGGAGCGGAGGCTGGCACCGTGTGCGCGGCTCCCCCAGCCGCTGGCCCGCTGGTCTTGGGAGATGTTTGCCATCCCCGAGTGACCGCAGGCCCTGAGCTTTCCCGAGGCCTGGGCCCAAAGAAAGGATCAAAGAAGATCTCTGGCCGACCTAGAACGTGCACTTTCCGGGTTTTCTCCACGAACATGAGCTCTGGCGGCCAGAGTGCGCCTGGCTCAGGGGGAAGCCGCACAAGTCTGGGCCCCTGCGGGCCTGCCCTCCTCCGCAGGCGGGCCCTAAGCACCGGGAGCCCACGGCCCGCGAGGAAACCTGCCTGCTGTCAGTCTCGGTCTGGATGCTCGAGGTGACGTCggcccctttcccctcccagaaGGTTTATTCCGAAGATGGTGGGGAGCCCGCCTTGGGGAATGGAAACAGCCTCGCATTCTCTGGGGGTCGAGGCCGGAAATTTCCCCGAAGGAGCCCCAGTGACTCCCGTAGCTGGGCTCTGGCAGGACTTCTGCAAGAAATCCTCCCTCCCGGACCATTCCGACATCCCAAGGCCCCGGAGCCCTGCGGCATCGGTCTGGGCTGGCGAGGGCCAGGGGAAACGCTTCCGACCTCTGCTCAGacaggagggggagggaggggccaCAGGCCGGggcaagaaagagagagggagaggcagcGCCGAAGCCTCTGCCCTGGCCTCGGCCAGGCCCTTCTCTGAGCAAAAACCGAGCAAAAGGGGCGGAAGGACGAGGCAGTGCGATGCAAGAGACATTGCGGGGCTGCTGCGGTCCGGGAGCTGGGGAAAGAGTGGGGACGGCTGCCCTCCACCGGGTGCTCGGTCCCACAGCCGATGGGGCGGCTCTGGGAATTGCCGACCCACAAATATctgactatgtgccaggtacttagGCGGGGCGTGTTCTCCCCCGACCTCCTTTGGAGGGACCTACGAGTGGGGGACGGCTCTTGCTTGCTTGGCTTAGGGACTGTGGGCCTCCCACCGCTGAGCCGCTGCCCGCACCCTGCAGCcagccctcctccctccctcctgagCCCTGCCATCCTGCAGGGGCCCGGGCCCCCTGACTGTGCCTTCCCAACTGGTGGAATCACCTGGCGGAGGCGTGAGGCCGGGAGAAGAAACCGTGGCCACCTGGGAGATGTGCCCGATCTCCAGGACGGCTCCCAGGCCACACCAGTCACTGTACCCGCTGCCGAAGGGCGCATCCGCCATACAGCCGTATGTGCGCATGCAGTATGCACGGAAGCGCGTTCTGGTGCCTTGTGTACACATCAAAGTTGGTCGCTGTACCCAGGCTTCGGGAGCACCTCGCTGTTCCCTATGTGCACATAGgggtgaatatatacatacatatatatgagagagacagacagagacagagacagagacagacagagacggagacagagacagagacagaggcaggagAATATGAGGGGCCGAGGAAAAAGAACTAGGGAGACGGAACTCTCCCTGTGGCTGCTGCACTGGTTCCTTGCTCAGATCCTCTCTCCTAAGTCCCCCAAACCTTCCGAGGGCCGGTGGGGCCGAGAGTGAAGAAGGGGCCCTTGGTAGGGGCTCGGAGAGACCTTGGCTTACGAATGAGGTTCGTTCAGATGTCCGGCAAGCGCCGCCGGCTTTAGAAACAGGGTGGGGATATTTCTCCTCCGCTCTGCGCTTTCTCCCCACCAGGAGCTGTAAGAAATGGAGGCcagccccccttcccccccttctgAGTTTCCCTGAAATGTGCCCAGCCTGTCCGGGAGGCAGGAAGGGATTGTGAGGAAGCCAGGGTTTGGGGACCGCGGGAAGGGAGCTGCTGGTGGAGGCGGGGTAGAGGCTAGACGGAGAGTGGAAGGCACCCTGTGGCATCCAGGCCTGGCGGGAGGGCGTAGCGGGGACCTGGCTCTGCCGCAGGGCTTCTTCCAGCGCCATTTGGGGTAGAATAGCCCCGCGGCTTGCGCGCCAGCGTAGGCCTGTGGTTTGGAAACGAGTTTGggagggcggggggaggggggagaggggttCTGGGAGGAGGAGCGCTCCTGAGGGAACAGATGTGTAGACCGCTTCCGCCCAGGTTCGGTGTGAGCGGCCCCGCGAGCCCGCTCTGCAGCTCCTTCCCAGCGGCCTGTGGGCCGGGGACGGCGCGGCCGCGCGTGTCCCTCCGCTTGGGTTGGAGCTGGACACCAAGTGGAGGTGGGAGTCCCTCCTGGGCCCGGGTCTGCCGGCGCTTCGGCCGCTGGAGTGGCGCGGTCCCCGAACGGGGGGAGATCAGCCCGGGTCACCCACCCTCTCTGCCCCCTC
Proteins encoded:
- the NKX6-2 gene encoding homeobox protein Nkx-6.2 — encoded protein: MLAVGPMDANPRQSAFVLSSTPLAALHNMAEMKTSLFPYALQNPSTFKAPALSGLGAQMPLGTPHGISDILGRPVGASSNLLGGLPRIGGLATSAGMYFNPAAAAAAAASRYPKPLAELPGRPPIFWPGVMQSSPWRDPRIACPTQGGLALDKDGKKKHSRPTFSGQQIFALEKTFEQTKYLAGPERARLAYSLGMTESQVKVWFQNRRTKWRKRHAAEMASAKKKHDTETEKLKESSDNEDDDEYNKPLDPNSDDEKITRLLKKHKSTNLALVSPCSNSSDAL